One genomic segment of Primulina tabacum isolate GXHZ01 chromosome 9, ASM2559414v2, whole genome shotgun sequence includes these proteins:
- the LOC142556971 gene encoding uncharacterized protein LOC142556971 codes for MDSGFRVSIPSGDQIFTSQIVKRLEFRLQKYMVQADLIVLSLLEFDIILSMDWLSLNGAVIDFRQRSVSVRPPSGKPFIFEAARDQQFPHVISCMCARKLMKRGCQKFLASIVSVSEPVSQRLEDVDVVSEFSSIFPDDVSGIPPDREVDFCIEVMVGTVPISKAPYLLAPVEMKELKY; via the coding sequence ATGGATTCAGGGTTCAGAGTATCGATCCCATCCGGGGATCAGATTTTCACTTctcagatagtgaagagattggagtTTCGGTTACAGAAATATATGGTGCAGGCAGATTTAATAGTTTTATCGTTGCTGGAGTTCGACATTATTCTGAGTATGGATTGGCTTTCGTTGAATGGAGCTGTCATAGACTTTcgacagaggtcagtgtctGTCCGACCGCCCAGTGGTAAGCCGTTTATTTTTGAGGCAGCCAGAGACCAGCAGTTTCCAcacgtcatttcctgcatgtgtgcgaggaagcttatgaagAGAGGCTGCCAGAAATTTTTGGCCAGCATCGTATCAGTGTCagagccagtcagtcagaggctCGAGGACGTGGATGTGGTCAGTGAGTTCTCCAGTATTTTCCCTGatgatgtttcaggcattccaccagacagagaggtggacttcTGTATTGAGGTGATGGTGGGTACAGTgccgatctctaaggcaccTTATCTTCTAGCACCCGTAgagatgaaagaactgaaataCTAG
- the LOC142556972 gene encoding glutathione S-transferase T2-like gives MASNARTASYNVEEDMIICHVYLDITQNPIIGINQSKDQFWTRVEEAYNITKPNSLQVRNKRSLQCRMKVVLRHIGRLRGCIRQIETLKPSGASEEDIFNRAKDLFMQDSNYSKGFKFDHVWPIMKDIEKFSSDINPSSSVSKIHVTNLDSSQSEAQTPENPISGSPAFSINLSSDENAGDTSSERPIGVKKAKLKKKKDDNISELLSTMKQGHHNLMNILEKGSTELHQHYDIQMLKLQNDKLKLENQQKKIETRQQEMAFSIC, from the exons ATGGCATCCAATGCTAGAACTGCTTCTTACAACGTTGAAGAAGACATGATTATATGTCATGTATATCTTGACATAACACAAAATCCTATCATAGGTATCAACCAATCCAAAGATCAGTTTTGGACTCGTGTCGAAGAAGCTTACAACATCACCAAACCTAACTCTCTACAAGTACGTAACAAAAGATCACTGCAGTGTCGCATGAAAGTTGTACTCCGTCACATTGGAAGATTAAGAGGATGCATTCGTCAAATTGAAACTCTCAAACCCAGTGGTGCATCTGAAGAGGATATT TTCAACAGAGCAAAAGATCTGTTCATGCAAGATTCTAATTATAGTAAAGGATTCAAATTTGATCACGTGTGGCCTATTATGAAAGATATTGAAAAATTTTCCAGTGACATCAATCCATCGAGTTCAGTCTCTAAAATTCATGTGACAAACTTGGATTCGTCACAGTCAGAAGCTCAGACACCAGAGAATCCAATATCAGGTTCTCCTgccttttcaattaatttaagcAGTGATGAAAATGCAGGTGACACTTCATCCGAGCGACCTATTGGAGTTAAAAAAgctaaattaaagaaaaaaaaagatgatAACATTTCAGAATTATTATCTACGATGAAACAAGGACATCACAATCTTATGAATATATTAGAAAAGGGCTCAACCGAACTTCATCAACATTATGATATTCAAATGCTAAAATTGCAAAATGATAAATTGAAATTGGAAaatcaacaaaagaaaattgaaaCTCGACAACAAGAAATGGCATTTTCAATTTGCTaa